The genomic stretch TAATGGATCAGAACCGTGGTCACAAATTAACCAACTCCGGATGATAGGACTTCATATGAGTTTTCCAGCTGACGCGCTGGTTAAACTGTTTACTGCATATATTGCACTGGAACCGCTTAAACTCGCTGTGTATCCAGCTGTGCTGTATAAGATTCTTCTTTCGCGCAAACGATTTCGAGCAAATATTACACGAAAACGACTTCTCCTTCGTATGGATAACTTTGTGCTCCAAAAGGGCTCGTTTAGTGTCGAACTTCAGGCCGCAAAACGAACACGAGAAATTGTCATCCGTGTGGGAAAGGATGAAGTGCGCCCGGTACGGATGCCACTTATCGAAAACCTTCCCGCAGTCAGGACACTTGTAATTCTTCGGCTTCTGACCGTGGACTTCCGACAGGTGTTCCGTTCTCAATTTCCTCGATATGAATCTCTTGCCGCAGATGTTACAGCTCTGGGGCCAGCAGCGTTCGGACGACAGGACGTGCACGCGTCTCTCCTCGCAGCTAGCGAACGACTTCTTACACTTCAGACAGATCTTGTACTCGCTGTGGCTAAACTGCATGTGACGAGTCAAATTCTCCTTGTTTATGTACGATTTACCGCACGCCTCGCACGTGTACTTGTGGTAGTGACAGCTCGTGTGGCGACTGAGTTCGCGGAGGCTCGGCAGCTTCAAATTGCACAACGCACAGACCCACTTCTCCGGACCCAACTTGAACATCTGCATTCCCACTTCGATCTTTAAATTGATATCTTTACCGTGATCCTCGACCAAGTGCTGGGCCATCGACGATATAGTATCGCAGGGCTCCATGCAAATCCGACAAGCTAGATCGAGACAGTCGACTTTTAGGTATTCAGAGTAATTGTTTGACGAATGAGCGAATGCCGTGTCCACGTTGAAATCATCGTGTTCCTGTTTCACGTGCATCCTGTACTGCTTCGGATCATCGTATTGTTCGCAGCAGTAGACACAGACCATCGAATTACTCGGTATCCTAAACGGATACGCGGTTGAGTATCTCAAAACAAGTTTCGCGTTGAGACGCGCGGTGACTAACCAATCCACCTCTAGAACAAAGAGAAATAAGTGCCTTTGACAATATGTTTTCAGAGAGTTCAGTTTGTTTGTttacgttttaatatataatatttacaacggGTTTTGGCGTTGATTAGAAATAATATGTGGTAATAGAATCATGGTACTTGATGCAGCTACATCCCGTACCAGTATGAGTGttatacaatacatttaaataaaggttTTCCATTCAATTCAAGATGGcacattcgaatttcaaattcatGATCATTAATGCGTTAACGATTTTGAGGTGCAGTATGCCTCTGTTTAATATAAGTGAAGTAGATTTTGAAGAACGTTTTTACCAAATTTCTGAACAATTTTGTTATTGGAACAACGCGTTTAATTTTAGGCTTCAACGCAACGCAAATAAGTTTTGCATCAGTGAATAAATTGaccttaattatttaatttcgtaGATGAATAGGTATATTTTGTTGATGAATTTTCAAAGCATCAACTGTGCTAAGATTCTTTCGACGAtgtcataataaaaatctattagtTAAGAGATCATTTATGATGGATTTGATGATGAATGAAAatctcatttaattaaaatttgagtaTTTAATCGTTTCGAATCTTTATACAGGATCAATTGATATATA from Vanessa cardui chromosome 28, ilVanCard2.1, whole genome shotgun sequence encodes the following:
- the LOC124541439 gene encoding zinc finger protein 184-like isoform X11, with translation MASKTTEWRPGPTVCRCCLTEGCYKDISTEYFWMGKREVYAEMLSETFDLSIAYSQSGGPNSHSRLICEPCISRLRDAADFKRQVQECERTFMQYLDPGSSLADLEVGVDLDKEVKVERVKEEKEQSDDDEFDDRPDFGDDDDYDDLDDQPLTKLASKVPKKESVDVLDLIDNAKVTVKRKSSSKTKVTPAKKAKTKKDIASSSKEKPEPRKKKEVDWLVTARLNAKLVLRYSTAYPFRIPSNSMVCVYCCEQYDDPKQYRMHVKQEHDDFNVDTAFAHSSNNYSEYLKVDCLDLACRICMEPCDTISSMAQHLVEDHGKDINLKIEVGMQMFKLGPEKWVCALCNLKLPSLRELSRHTSCHYHKYTCEACGKSYINKENLTRHMQFSHSEYKICLKCKKSFASCEERRVHVLSSERCWPQSCNICGKRFISRKLRTEHLSEVHGQKPKNYKCPDCGKVFDKWHPYRAHFILSHTDDNFSCSFCGLKFDTKRALLEHKVIHTKEKSFSCNICSKSFARKKNLIQHSWIHSEFKRFQCNICSKQFNQRVSWKTHMKSYHPELVNL